The genomic segment GTAGAGCCACCCGACGAAGGTCACCGTGTCGATCAGGCCGTGCGCGATCACCAGCGGCATCACCCGGCCCCAGCGCCGGTAGGCCCGGCAGAAGATCATCCCCATCACGAAGTTCCCGACGAATCCGCCGAAACCCTGGTACAGGTGGTAGGAACCGCGCACCAGCGAGGACATCACCTCGGACTTGTTCCGGGAGAACCCGAGTTGCTCGAACCGGCGCAGCAGGTACCCCAGGACCACGACCTCCTCGGTGACGCCGTTCCGGAACGCGTCCAGCACCAGGATCGGCACCCGCCACCACACGTCCGGCAGCGTCGTCGGGATCACCGTGGCGTTGAGGTTCAGGGCGTGCGCGACCACGTACAGCCCCAGCCCCGCGGTACCGATCCCGGCCGCCACCACCGCGCCGCGGGCCCAGTCCCGCCACCCCCCGGTCAGGTCGAACCCGATGGTGCGCAGCGAGGCGTTCTCCCGCATCAGCAGGTACGCCACCAGCGCCACGATCACCACGCTGAACCCCAGGTCGAGCACCTGGTAGGTGAAGTCCAGCCAGGGCCGCGGGGACTGCGAGGCGTTCAGCCCGGCCGCCTGCTGGTTCAGCGCCTGCTTCGCGGTCAGCTTGGCGATGATCGACACGAACGAGTACACCGCGGACTGGCCGAAGGACAGCGCCAGCACCACCAGCACCTCGAACCGCAGCAGCATCCGCCACCGGGCCTCCGGCACCGGCCCGCCCCCGCCCCCCGAGGGCGCCAGGCCCTCGTCCACCACCGCCACGCCGGCTCCTCACCCTCGCCGTCGGCCCGCACCGACCACCTCCCGGACGCCGCTGCGCGTCCGGCTCTGACCCCACGCATCATCGCAGCCGAAGCGCTGAACGGGCCGAACGGCGTGCCCGGTGGACAAGGCGTCACGGGTCCCGGACGGTCAGTTACCTTCGGGTAACAAAGTGGGCGCGGTCACGGTGAAACCCCGGTGCTCTCTTGTCCGGAGGTTCACCGCCGAACTACTGTTCCGCACCAGGCGGGACAAATACCGCACGAACACCCTTTGACCACGGCAAACGATGGAAGGCGGATGTCAGATGGACCGGCAGGCGAGCACGGGGGACGCGGGGCTAGCCCAGCGGCCACGTGTGCGCCGGCGCTCCGGTGATCATCAGGTCCGCGTACTCGATCGTGAGCCGCTCCAGCGCCGCGGCGCGGTCCAGGCCCTCGCCGCCGACCAGCTGGTGGAAGCGCCCCGACAGCCAGGTGGAGCCGTTGCGGCCGGTGGCGCAGCGGCCCTCGATGATCCCCAGGAACTCGTCCCGGTCGTGCGGATCGATGCCCAGGGCGTCCAGTCCGCGGCGCGCCGCCGGCAGCAGCTCGGCCACGACCAGCTCGCGCACCGGGACCGGGGCGCTGTGGCGGTCCTGGCGCCAGCGCAGCCGCGCGGCCAGGCCGTGCCGCGCCGCGTCGTGCAGGTTGCGCGCGGCGTCGTCGAAGGCCAGATGGCTCCAGACCGGATCGGGGTCCTCCATCATCGCCTTCACGCAGCCGTAGAAGAACGCTGCGTTGGCCAGCACGTCGACGACCGTCGGCCCGGCCGGCAGCACCCGGTTCTCCACCCGCAGGTGCGGCTTGCCCCGGGCCACGTCGTACACCGGCCGGTTCCAGCGGTACACGGTGCCGTTGTGCAGCCGCAGCTCCGGCAGGTGCGGGATGCCGCCCTCGGCCAGGACCTTCTCAGGGTCCTCCTCGGAGGAGACCGGCAGCAGCGCCGTGAAATACCGCAGGTTCTCCTCGAACAGGTCCAGCGGCGAGGAGATCCAGCGCTCCCCGAACCACACCCGCGGACGCACACCCTGCGCCGCCAGCTCCTCCACCCGGAAGTCGGTGGCCTGCTCGAACAGCGGGATGCGGGTCTCGGCCCACAGCTGGCGGCCGAACAGGAACGGCGAGTTCGCCCCCAGCGCCACCTGCACCCCGGCCAGCGCCTGCGCCGCGTTCCAGGCCGGCGCGAAGGTCTCCGGCGAGACCTGCAGGTGGAACTGCACCGAGGTGTTGCAGGCCTCGGGCATGATCGAGGCGAAGGTGGTCCGCAGCCGCTCCACGCCGTCGATCTGGACCAGGAAGTCCTCGCCGCGCACCTGCGCGATCTCGTCGTTGAGCAGGAAGTAGCGGTCCTCGGCGGAGAAGTTCTCGACCACCATGTGTGCCTCGTCCAGGGTCGGCAGGATGCCGATCATCAGGATCCTGGCGCCGGCGGCGCGCGCCTGGCGGTCGGCGTAGGCCATCGAGGTGCGCAGCTCCTCGGCCAGCTCGGAGAACACCGTGCCGACCAGCTTGTGCGGGGCGATGTTCACCTCCAGGTTGAACTGCC from the Catenulispora sp. GP43 genome contains:
- a CDS encoding glutamate-cysteine ligase family protein gives rise to the protein MGERVVATEFTGADRTRFRERLRAGFEVFRRMLAEDRFERGRTLMGVELELDLVDPAGRPIMVNQDVLSRIASRDFQTELGQFNLEVNIAPHKLVGTVFSELAEELRTSMAYADRQARAAGARILMIGILPTLDEAHMVVENFSAEDRYFLLNDEIAQVRGEDFLVQIDGVERLRTTFASIMPEACNTSVQFHLQVSPETFAPAWNAAQALAGVQVALGANSPFLFGRQLWAETRIPLFEQATDFRVEELAAQGVRPRVWFGERWISSPLDLFEENLRYFTALLPVSSEEDPEKVLAEGGIPHLPELRLHNGTVYRWNRPVYDVARGKPHLRVENRVLPAGPTVVDVLANAAFFYGCVKAMMEDPDPVWSHLAFDDAARNLHDAARHGLAARLRWRQDRHSAPVPVRELVVAELLPAARRGLDALGIDPHDRDEFLGIIEGRCATGRNGSTWLSGRFHQLVGGEGLDRAAALERLTIEYADLMITGAPAHTWPLG
- a CDS encoding CPBP family intramembrane glutamic endopeptidase; amino-acid sequence: MAVVDEGLAPSGGGGGPVPEARWRMLLRFEVLVVLALSFGQSAVYSFVSIIAKLTAKQALNQQAAGLNASQSPRPWLDFTYQVLDLGFSVVIVALVAYLLMRENASLRTIGFDLTGGWRDWARGAVVAAGIGTAGLGLYVVAHALNLNATVIPTTLPDVWWRVPILVLDAFRNGVTEEVVVLGYLLRRFEQLGFSRNKSEVMSSLVRGSYHLYQGFGGFVGNFVMGMIFCRAYRRWGRVMPLVIAHGLIDTVTFVGWLYLAHYLGIPGAPK